In the genome of Streptomyces sp. Tu 3180, the window CATCGCGAACAAGTGGACGCTGCTGGTGGTCAGCACCCTCGGCGAGCGCACCCTGCGCCTCACGCAACTTCGCGGTGAGGTGGAGGGCGTCAGCCACAAGATGCTCACGCAGACGCTGCGCGGCCTCGAACGCGATGGGCTCGTCGAGCGCACCGTCTACCCGACCGTGCCGCCGCGCGTGGAATACGCGCTCACGGACGCGGGTCAGGAGCTGCGGCACACCGTCCACGGGATGTGCGCATGGACTCGCCGGCACCTGGAACGCGTCGAGGAATCCCGCGAACGATACGGCCGGGCGCCGCAGACCGCGGCCGCGCCCGTCAGGAGCCGACCGGCGTCGGCCGGTCGCTGATGGTGCGAACCGCGCTCTCGTGACCGCCTCGACCATCCGCGCCAACCGGCGAGATCGGGAGACGGGGAGCCGTGGGAAGTCCGATCGTCCCGGCGCAGAGGGCATCCGCGCTGTCGTGTCCGGCTACTGGACCGACCGTCAGCCGGTGGATCGAGGCTCGGCGAGCCCGTCCGGGATCACAGTTTCTGCAGCGGGTCGTGCTCGGCGAGCAGCTTCTCCAGGCGGGCCTGGTCGACCCGGTTGACGATCTGGCCGGCCTCCTGGCGGTCGCGGACGACCTTGGCCAGGGTGAAGGCGGAGGTGACGAGGTAGAGGACCGCGACGGCCAGGAAGGCGCGGACCCAGGCGTCGGCCCGGAGGTTGAAGATACCGATCGCGGTGGCGCCGAGGGCGACCGCGAAGGACGCGACGGCCTGGCCGTAGAAGGCGGCCGTGCTCTGCTGCTTGACCGGTGTGTCACTCATGGGGACGAGGATCGGCGGACGTGGCCCCGGCCACATCCGCTCAGGTACTCAGACGCGTACTCAGAACGCCGAAACCCCGGTCAGCGCGCGGCCGATGACCAGCTTCTGGATCTGGCTGGTGCCCTCGTAGAGGGTCATCACCCGGGCGTCGCGCAGGAGTTTGCCGACCGGGTACTCGTCGATGTAGCCGTAGCCGCCGAAGACCTGCAGGGCGCTGTTGGCGGCGCGGACGGCCGCCTCGGAGGCGAAGAGCTTGGCCTTGGAGGACTCCACGGCGAACGGCTGCCCCCGGTCGACGAGATCGGCCACCCGCCAGGTCAGCAGCCGGGCCGCGTCGACGTCCACCGCGATGTCGCTGATCAGCTCCTGGACGAGCTGGTGGCGGGCGATGGCCTTCCCGAACTGCTCGCG includes:
- a CDS encoding helix-turn-helix domain-containing protein, whose protein sequence is MTEEVRRVSEDADVTRAHSLAREIFSGIANKWTLLVVSTLGERTLRLTQLRGEVEGVSHKMLTQTLRGLERDGLVERTVYPTVPPRVEYALTDAGQELRHTVHGMCAWTRRHLERVEESRERYGRAPQTAAAPVRSRPASAGR
- a CDS encoding YiaA/YiaB family inner membrane protein, translated to MSDTPVKQQSTAAFYGQAVASFAVALGATAIGIFNLRADAWVRAFLAVAVLYLVTSAFTLAKVVRDRQEAGQIVNRVDQARLEKLLAEHDPLQKL